In Camelus bactrianus isolate YW-2024 breed Bactrian camel chromosome 18, ASM4877302v1, whole genome shotgun sequence, one DNA window encodes the following:
- the PSPH gene encoding phosphoserine phosphatase, whose product MVSHSELRKLFCSADAVCFDVDSTVIREEGIDELAKFCGVEDAVSEMTRRAMGGAVPFKAALTERLALIQPSREQVQRLIAEHPPHLTPGIRELVSRLQERNVQVFLISGGFRSIVEHVAAKLNIPSTNVFANRLKFYFNGEYAGFDEMQPTAESGGKGKVIKLLKEKYHFKNIVMIGDGATDMEACPPADVFIGFGGNVIRQQVKDNAEWYITDFVELLGELEE is encoded by the exons ATGGTGTCccactcagagctgaggaaactTTTCTGTTCTGCTGATGCAGTGTGCTTCGATGTCGATAGCACAGTCATCAGAGAAGAAGGAATTGATGAGCTGGCCAAATTCTGTGGAGTTGAGGACGCTGTGTCAGAAAT GACACGGCGAGCCATGGGCGGGGCAGTGCCTTTCAAAGCAGCCCTCACGGAGCGCTTAGCTCTGATCCAGCCATCCAGGGAACAGGTGCAAAGGCTCATAGCAGAGCACCCCCCGCACCTGACCCCTGGCATAAG GGAGCTGGTAAGTCGCCTACAAGAGCGAAATGTTCAGGTTTTCCTGATATCTGGCGGCTTTAGGAGCATTGTAGAGCATGTTGCCGCAAAGCTCAACATCCCGTCAACCAATGTATTTGCCAATAGACTGAAATTCTACTTTAATG GTGAATATGCAGGTTTTGATGAGATGCAGCCAACAGCCGAATCTGGTGGGAAAGGAAAAGTTATCAAACTGttaaaggaaaaatatcattttaagaatATAGTCATGATTGGAGATGGAGCCACCGACATGGAAGCCTGTCCTCCTGCT gATGTTTTCATTGGATTTGGAGGAAATGTGATCAGGCAGCAAGTAAAGGACAATGCAGAGTGGTACATCACTGACTTTGTAGAGCTTCTGGGAGAACTGGAAGAATAA